One segment of Drosophila ananassae strain 14024-0371.13 chromosome 3R, ASM1763931v2, whole genome shotgun sequence DNA contains the following:
- the LOC6507158 gene encoding homeobox protein Mohawk — MEKSTRPKRNRRHSRRAWPPEDELHPPTRAAKRLFTPDIKRMLKDWLIRRRENPYPSREEKKQLAAETGLTYTQICNWFANWRRKLKNSEREKAKKSWGHLIKNYNHNARGNVEQFSISSEDSIWEEEMRSCPAEDEDNDYDDDELSSHSTGSDGNANNASTSAYKPNFYVESADLGERIPLLPTVAAGKAKYKHQMMEKYLRDSSTVEDEVPKPATQLNKWLESAAKFTPDRNHYHIEWNTNRQKMNGTNGQDRHNQNQVIFTSDATAAAALDDRWMLHHKDELDAAEALANMAFNCRQRWHHQTTTISS, encoded by the exons ATGGAGAAATCAACTAGGCCAAAAAGGAATCGTCGTCACAGCAG ACGTGCCTGGCCACCAGAAGATGAACTGCATCCTCCAACCCGTGCCGCCAAGCGTCTGTTTACACCGGACATCAAACGAATGTTAAAGGATTGGCTCATAAGGCGCCGGGAGAACCCGTATCCCAGTCGGGAAGAAAAGAAACAACTGGCAGCTGAGACTGGTCTAACCTACACCCAGATATGCAACTGGTTCGCCAACTGGCGGAGAAAATTAAAGAACTCGGAGCGAGAAAAAGCCAAGAAATCGTGGGGTCATCTAATCAAAAATTACAACCACAATGCCAGGGGAAATGTTGAGCAGTTTAGCATCTCATCGGAGGACAGTATTTGGGAGGAGGAGATGCGCTCGTGCCCGGCGGAGGACGAAGACAACGACTACGATGATGATGAGTTGTCGAGCCACAGCACTGGCAGTGATGGAAATGCCAACAATGCATCCACATCTGCGTATAAACCAAACTTTTATGTTGAATCTGCGGATCTGGGAGAAAGGATTCCTCTCCTGCCCACTGTGGCAGCGGGAAAAGCCAAGTATAAGCACCAGATGATGGAGAAGTACCTGCGCGATAGCTCTACAGTGGAGGATGAAGTCCCAAAGCCTGCTACCCAACTCAATAAATGGCTCGAAAGTGCAGCCAAGTTTACACCAGATCGGAATCATTACCACATTGAGTGGAATACGAATAG GCAAAAAATGAATGGCACTAATGGACAGGATCGACATAACCAGAACCAAGTGATCTTCACCAGCGATgcaacggcagcggcggctCTCGATGATCGCTGGATGCTGCACCATAAGGACGAACTCGATGCCGCTGAAGCTCTGGCCAACATGGCCTTCAACTGTAGACAACGCTGGCACCATCAAACCACCACGATCAGCTCCTGA
- the LOC6503415 gene encoding 39S ribosomal protein L10, mitochondrial: MANLVQKTLPLTKTSTPALQFLRFRGKINIQRPKAPHYERARVIAVTQPKYPEAPKSKTCFQSRTERFQQQVENPYNDIIAREVRNWLEHSQLVAIFHLNSITSDEIFKVRVDLHKQNLHLKSYGRKIIGEAVKDTRYEAIMPLFHSNHCIVFSPDQQRVSTLLKITRRVPQMVLLGGIVEKTLLSRNELMAYAQMPGLQAAQAQLVQTLNQAAGNLVQQLQAHQNSFVQVLDVHAKGEAKDSTQESKEETKE; the protein is encoded by the exons ATGGCGAACTTGGTGCAGAAGA CATTGCCCTTGACAAAAACCAGTACACCTGCGCTGCAATTCTTACGGTTCAGGGGAAAAATCAACATACAACGCCCCAAAGCGCCGCATTATGAACGTGCTCGTGTGATAGCCGTAACCCAACCAAAATACCCGGAGGCTCCCAAGTCAAAAACATGCTTCCAATCGAGAACGGAACGTTTTCAACAGCAAGTTGAGAATCCCTACAACGACATTATAGCACGAGAAGTGCGCAACTGGCTGGAACACTCCCAGCTGGTGGCCATCTTCCACCTGAACTCCATAACCTCCGATGAAATCTTCAAAGTGAGGGTCGACCTTCACAAACAGAACCTGCACCTCAAATCCTACGGCCGTAAGATCATCGGAGAGGCTGTTAAGGACACTCGCTATGAGGCGATTATGCCACTCTTTCACTCCAACCACTGCATCGTGTTCTCACCGGACCAACAGCGTGTTTCCACTCTTCTGAAGATCACACGTCGGGTGCCTCAAATGGTGCTGCTTGGTGGTATTGTGGAGAAGACACTGCTAAGCAGAAACGAACTTATGGCCTACGCTCAGATGCCAGGTTTGCAGGCGGCTCAGGCACAGCTCGTCCAGACCCTCAACCAAGCCGCTGGCAACCTTGTCCAGCAGCTTCAGGCCCACCAGAACAGCTTTGTCCAAGTCCTAGATGTTCACGCTAAAGGTGAAGCCAAGGATTCAACGCAAGAGTCCAAGGAAGAAACCAAGGAGtag